The Kitasatospora sp. NBC_00374 genome has a segment encoding these proteins:
- a CDS encoding chitinase: MDRTLQQPSHRRRRSSVPTALAAGATALAVAGTGLALFAGGADAAIGNLVTNGGFESGSLSGWTCTGTAKAGTPAHSGSYALNATPSASDTAECRQTVSVLPNSSYTLAGWVQGPYVYLGASGTGGTDPSSWSSQSSWNQLSSTFTTGAGTTSVTLYVHGWYGQAAYGADDITLTGPGGTASPSPTGGSSAPTSPSPSASASSSAPPSPSPSASSSAPTSPSPTPTATSTGQPNTGLPKHALTGYWQNFDNGATVQRLRDVQSAYDIIAVSFADATTTAGGISFTLDPALGTKLGGYTDADFKADIAAKHAAGKKVVLSIGGQNGTIVVNNAAAATTFANTAYALVQQYGFDGVDIDLENGVDPVWMAQSLHTLQSKVGAGFVLTMAPETIGMYSTAGNYFQLALNTKDILTVVNTQFYNSGGMNGCDGKVYTQGTVDFITAQVCTHIQGGLRPDQVGIGVPASTRAAGGGYVNSTVVNNALDCLATGTHCGSFVPPAKWPTIRGAMTWSTNWDAANGNDFSTNVGAHAHAMP, from the coding sequence ATGGACCGTACGCTGCAGCAGCCGTCCCACCGGCGCCGGCGCAGTTCCGTACCGACCGCCCTCGCGGCGGGCGCCACCGCCCTCGCCGTGGCCGGCACCGGCCTCGCGCTGTTCGCGGGCGGCGCCGACGCCGCGATCGGCAACCTGGTCACCAACGGCGGCTTCGAGTCCGGCAGCCTCTCGGGCTGGACCTGTACCGGCACCGCCAAGGCCGGCACCCCGGCGCACTCCGGCTCGTACGCGCTGAACGCCACTCCGAGCGCCTCGGACACCGCCGAGTGCCGGCAGACCGTCAGCGTGCTCCCCAACTCCAGCTACACCCTGGCGGGCTGGGTGCAGGGCCCGTACGTCTACCTGGGCGCGAGCGGGACCGGCGGCACCGACCCGAGCAGCTGGTCCAGCCAGAGCAGCTGGAACCAGCTCTCCAGCACCTTCACCACCGGCGCCGGCACCACCAGCGTCACGCTGTACGTGCACGGCTGGTACGGCCAGGCCGCCTACGGCGCGGACGACATCACCCTGACCGGCCCGGGCGGCACCGCCTCCCCGTCGCCCACGGGCGGCAGCAGCGCGCCGACCTCGCCGTCGCCGTCCGCCTCCGCGTCCAGCTCGGCCCCGCCCTCGCCCTCGCCGTCCGCCAGCAGCAGCGCGCCGACCTCGCCGTCCCCGACACCCACGGCGACCTCCACCGGCCAGCCGAACACCGGCCTGCCCAAGCACGCGCTGACCGGCTACTGGCAGAACTTCGACAACGGCGCCACCGTCCAGAGGCTCCGCGACGTGCAGAGCGCGTACGACATCATCGCGGTCTCCTTCGCGGACGCGACCACGACCGCCGGCGGCATCAGCTTCACCCTCGACCCGGCGCTGGGCACCAAGCTCGGCGGCTACACCGACGCCGACTTCAAGGCCGACATCGCGGCGAAGCACGCGGCCGGCAAGAAGGTCGTGCTCTCGATCGGCGGCCAGAACGGCACCATCGTGGTCAACAACGCCGCCGCGGCCACCACCTTCGCCAACACCGCGTACGCGCTGGTCCAGCAGTACGGCTTCGACGGCGTCGACATCGACCTGGAGAACGGGGTCGACCCGGTCTGGATGGCGCAGTCCCTGCACACCCTGCAGAGCAAGGTCGGCGCGGGCTTCGTCCTGACCATGGCCCCCGAGACGATCGGGATGTACTCCACCGCCGGCAACTACTTCCAGCTGGCGCTGAACACCAAGGACATCCTCACCGTCGTCAACACCCAGTTCTACAACTCGGGCGGCATGAACGGCTGCGACGGCAAGGTCTACACCCAGGGCACCGTCGACTTCATCACCGCCCAGGTCTGCACCCACATCCAGGGCGGCCTGCGGCCCGACCAGGTCGGCATCGGCGTCCCGGCGTCCACCCGCGCGGCCGGCGGCGGCTACGTCAACTCGACCGTGGTCAACAACGCGCTCGACTGCCTGGCCACCGGCACCCACTGCGGCAGCTTCGTCCCGCCGGCCAAGTGGCCGACCATCCGCGGCGCGATGACCTGGTCCACCAACTGGGACGCCGCCAACGGCAACGACTTCTCCACCAACGTGGGCGCCCACGCCCACGCCATGCCGTAA
- a CDS encoding isoprenyl transferase: MGLRDVVERTPGLRTLLDNAYRLYGRRVEVHLANTPNHIGVILDGNRRWAKATGGTTADGHQRGADKISEFLGWCDETHVQVVTLWMLSTDNLSRPADELVPLLGIIEDTVRRLAADGRWKVNPVGALDLLPQRTADTLKEAAQATAHIQGITVNVAVGYGGRHEIADAVRSLLQDHAGRGTSIEELAEILSVEHIAEHLYTTGQPDPDLIIRTSGEQRLSGFLLWQSAHSEFYFCEAYWPAFRKVDFLRALRDYQLRNRRLGL, translated from the coding sequence ATGGGTCTGCGCGACGTGGTCGAGCGCACGCCAGGGCTGCGCACCCTGTTGGACAACGCGTACCGGCTGTACGGGCGCCGGGTCGAGGTGCACCTGGCCAACACGCCGAACCACATCGGCGTGATCCTCGACGGCAACCGCCGCTGGGCCAAGGCCACCGGCGGTACCACCGCCGACGGTCACCAGCGCGGTGCGGACAAGATCAGCGAGTTCCTCGGCTGGTGCGACGAGACCCACGTCCAGGTGGTCACCCTCTGGATGCTCTCCACCGACAACCTCTCCCGGCCGGCCGACGAGCTCGTCCCGCTGCTCGGGATCATCGAGGACACCGTCCGCCGGCTGGCCGCCGACGGCCGCTGGAAGGTCAACCCGGTCGGTGCGCTCGACCTGCTGCCGCAGCGGACCGCGGACACCCTCAAGGAAGCCGCCCAGGCCACCGCCCACATCCAGGGCATCACCGTGAACGTGGCCGTCGGCTACGGCGGCCGGCACGAGATCGCGGACGCCGTCCGCTCGCTCCTGCAGGACCACGCCGGCCGCGGCACCTCGATCGAGGAGCTCGCCGAGATCCTCTCCGTCGAGCACATCGCCGAGCACCTCTACACCACCGGCCAGCCCGACCCGGATCTGATCATCCGCACCTCGGGCGAGCAGCGGCTGTCCGGCTTCCTGCTCTGGCAGAGCGCGCACAGCGAGTTCTACTTCTGCGAGGCCTACTGGCCCGCCTTCCGGAAGGTCGACTTCCTGCGGGCGCTGCGCGACTACCAGTTGCGCAACCGGCGGCTCGGGCTCTGA
- a CDS encoding PhoH family protein: MVSSKSRRTPDRRTYVLDTSVLLADPLAMTRFEEHEVVLPVVVVTELEAKRHHPELGYFARQALRLLDDFRIRHGRLDEPIPVGELGGSIRVELNHSDPSILPAGYRAGGGEADTRILAVARNLQAEGYDVTVVSKDLPLRIKASSVGLLAEEYRAELAITSGWTGMTELQVSGDQVDSLFGAGHDVAVDIEGAGELPVHTGLVLTSERGRALGRVTHDGRVRLVRGDREAFGLRGRSAEQRVALDLLLDQEVGIVSMGGRAGTGKSALALCAGLEAVLERQQHRKVMVFRPLYAVGGQELGYLPGSESEKMSPWAQAVFDTLSAVTTPDVIEEVIARGMLEVLPLTHIRGRSLHDAFVIVDEAQSLERNVLLTVLSRIGQGSRVVLTHDVAQRDNLRVGRYDGVVAVVEKLKGHPLFAHITLTRSERSPIAALVTEMLEDVQP; this comes from the coding sequence GTGGTCAGTTCCAAGAGCCGCCGGACACCAGACCGGCGCACGTACGTTCTCGACACCAGCGTGCTCCTGGCAGACCCCCTAGCCATGACGCGCTTCGAGGAGCACGAGGTCGTCCTCCCGGTGGTGGTGGTCACCGAGCTGGAGGCCAAGCGTCACCACCCGGAGCTGGGCTACTTCGCCCGCCAGGCGCTGCGCCTGCTGGACGACTTCCGGATCCGCCACGGCAGGCTCGACGAGCCGATCCCGGTCGGGGAGCTCGGCGGGAGCATCCGGGTCGAGCTGAACCACTCCGATCCGTCGATACTGCCGGCCGGCTACCGGGCGGGCGGCGGCGAGGCCGACACCCGCATCCTGGCGGTCGCCCGCAATCTGCAGGCCGAGGGGTACGACGTCACCGTCGTCTCCAAGGACCTGCCGCTGCGGATCAAGGCCAGTTCGGTCGGTCTGCTCGCCGAGGAGTACCGGGCCGAGCTGGCGATCACGTCCGGCTGGACGGGCATGACCGAGCTGCAGGTCTCCGGCGACCAGGTGGACTCCCTCTTCGGGGCCGGCCACGACGTCGCGGTGGACATCGAGGGCGCGGGCGAACTCCCGGTGCACACCGGTCTGGTGCTGACCTCCGAGCGCGGGCGCGCGCTCGGCCGGGTCACCCACGACGGCCGGGTCCGGCTGGTCCGCGGCGACCGCGAGGCGTTCGGACTGCGCGGCCGCAGCGCGGAGCAGCGGGTGGCGCTGGACCTCCTGCTCGACCAGGAGGTCGGCATCGTCTCGATGGGCGGCCGGGCCGGCACCGGCAAGTCCGCGCTCGCGCTGTGCGCGGGCCTGGAGGCGGTGCTGGAGCGTCAGCAGCACCGGAAGGTGATGGTCTTCCGGCCGCTGTACGCCGTCGGCGGGCAGGAGCTCGGCTATCTGCCGGGCTCCGAGTCGGAGAAGATGAGCCCCTGGGCCCAGGCGGTCTTCGACACGCTCTCCGCCGTCACCACCCCGGACGTGATCGAGGAGGTGATCGCGCGGGGGATGCTGGAGGTGCTGCCGCTGACCCACATCCGCGGGCGCTCCCTGCACGACGCCTTCGTGATCGTGGACGAGGCCCAGTCGCTGGAGCGCAACGTGCTGCTGACGGTGCTCTCCCGGATCGGCCAGGGCTCCCGGGTGGTGCTCACCCACGATGTCGCCCAGCGCGACAACCTGAGGGTGGGCCGCTACGACGGCGTGGTCGCCGTGGTGGAGAAGCTCAAGGGGCACCCGCTGTTCGCCCACATCACGCTGACCCGCTCGGAGCGTTCGCCGATCGCGGCGCTGGTGACGGAGATGCTGGAGGACGTCCAGCCCTGA
- a CDS encoding transglycosylase SLT domain-containing protein → MTRISVRGVAVASATAVTAVGAVVGAASGSEGKTVTTVDVASATLLADVPSGDQAQIVSDNFSRQATAQQVSADAAAKKAAEEAARQKAAADAQAKADAEKAAKAAEAKRKADEEAANRDKARTTLAAVSPGSVQEMALQIVGDDAQFQCFSQIVKRESGWDYTATNASSGAYGLVQALPGSKMASAGADWRTNPATQIKWGLKYMNDRYGSPCGAWSFWQSHHWY, encoded by the coding sequence GTGACTCGGATCTCGGTCCGGGGAGTCGCTGTGGCCTCCGCCACCGCGGTCACCGCTGTCGGTGCCGTCGTGGGTGCGGCCTCGGGCAGCGAGGGCAAGACCGTCACGACGGTCGATGTCGCGAGCGCCACGCTGCTCGCCGACGTTCCCTCGGGTGACCAGGCGCAGATCGTCAGCGACAACTTCAGCCGCCAGGCGACCGCTCAGCAGGTGTCCGCCGACGCGGCGGCCAAGAAGGCCGCCGAGGAGGCCGCGCGCCAGAAGGCCGCTGCCGACGCACAGGCCAAGGCCGACGCCGAGAAGGCGGCCAAGGCCGCCGAGGCGAAGCGCAAGGCAGACGAGGAGGCCGCGAACCGCGACAAGGCTCGCACCACGCTGGCCGCCGTCAGCCCGGGCTCCGTCCAGGAGATGGCGCTCCAGATCGTCGGTGACGACGCCCAGTTCCAGTGCTTCAGCCAGATCGTGAAGCGCGAGAGCGGCTGGGACTACACCGCCACCAACGCCTCCTCCGGTGCTTACGGCCTGGTCCAGGCGCTGCCCGGGTCGAAGATGGCCTCGGCCGGTGCCGACTGGCGCACCAACCCCGCGACCCAGATCAAGTGGGGCCTGAAGTACATGAACGACCGCTACGGCAGCCCCTGTGGCGCCTGGTCCTTCTGGCAGTCGCACCACTGGTACTAG
- a CDS encoding AI-2E family transporter, whose protein sequence is MARDSKAWKALAKAGAVTAGVLAAVERRRRAAAAEAAAEAAVVAAAALGELRAADQLLHPLPVAGTVAEDGRADHVVLAADRIPAPRPADARSRISTLREFPPGRPATPVEAVPWGLRVAAESTWRLLLLGVALYVLFRVVDMLRLVAFAVLAALLISALLEPTVSWLRRLGVPRSLAAAGTFLSGIAGIGLVGWFVVWQVSTNLESVTRKVQAGVNQLRDWLVDGPLHLTQQQIEDFAKQISTAIGTNSEQITSAGFTGVTIAVEVLTGVVLAAFTTFFLLYDGARIWGWALRGLPSRSRYAMAGAGPKAWATLTAYVRGTVFVAFIDALCIGIGIQLLGVPLALPLAVIIFLGAFVPLVGALVTGTIAVLIAMVTVNPFTALMVLVVLVAVQQIEGHILQPLILGRAVQVHPLGVVLGVAAGSIVGGIAGAIVAVPLIAVTNTVVGHLRRRNAAGLEVFVALEAAREAAEAEAEAGAETTTA, encoded by the coding sequence ATGGCGCGGGACTCGAAGGCGTGGAAGGCGCTGGCCAAGGCCGGCGCGGTGACCGCCGGCGTACTGGCGGCGGTCGAACGCCGCCGCCGGGCCGCAGCCGCGGAGGCCGCCGCCGAGGCGGCCGTGGTCGCGGCGGCCGCGCTCGGCGAGCTGCGGGCGGCCGACCAGTTGCTCCACCCGCTGCCGGTGGCCGGGACGGTGGCCGAGGACGGGCGGGCGGACCACGTGGTGCTGGCGGCCGACCGGATCCCGGCGCCGCGACCGGCCGACGCCCGGTCGCGGATCTCGACCCTCCGCGAGTTCCCGCCGGGCCGGCCGGCCACCCCGGTCGAGGCCGTGCCCTGGGGGCTGCGCGTGGCGGCGGAGTCGACCTGGCGGCTGCTGCTGCTCGGGGTCGCGCTCTACGTGCTCTTCCGGGTGGTCGACATGCTGCGGCTGGTCGCCTTCGCGGTGCTGGCCGCGCTGCTGATCTCCGCGCTGCTGGAACCGACGGTCTCCTGGCTGCGCCGGCTCGGGGTGCCGCGGTCGCTGGCGGCGGCGGGCACCTTCCTGAGCGGTATCGCCGGCATCGGCCTGGTCGGCTGGTTCGTGGTCTGGCAGGTGAGCACCAACCTGGAGTCGGTCACCCGCAAGGTGCAGGCCGGTGTCAACCAGCTCCGCGACTGGCTGGTGGACGGCCCGCTGCATCTGACCCAGCAGCAGATCGAGGACTTCGCCAAGCAGATCTCCACCGCGATCGGCACCAACTCGGAGCAGATCACCTCGGCCGGCTTCACCGGCGTGACCATCGCCGTCGAGGTGCTGACCGGAGTGGTGCTGGCGGCCTTCACCACCTTCTTCCTGCTCTACGACGGCGCCCGGATCTGGGGCTGGGCGCTGCGCGGACTGCCCAGCCGGTCCCGGTACGCGATGGCGGGGGCCGGCCCGAAGGCCTGGGCCACGCTGACCGCGTACGTGCGCGGCACGGTCTTCGTGGCCTTCATCGACGCGCTCTGCATCGGCATCGGGATCCAGCTGCTCGGGGTGCCGCTGGCGCTCCCGCTGGCCGTGATCATCTTCCTGGGCGCCTTCGTGCCGCTGGTCGGCGCGCTGGTCACCGGGACGATCGCAGTGCTGATCGCGATGGTGACGGTGAACCCGTTCACCGCGCTGATGGTGCTGGTGGTGCTGGTCGCGGTGCAGCAGATCGAGGGGCACATCCTGCAGCCGCTGATCCTGGGCCGGGCAGTGCAGGTCCATCCGCTCGGCGTGGTGCTGGGGGTCGCGGCCGGCTCGATCGTCGGCGGGATCGCCGGGGCGATCGTGGCGGTGCCGCTGATCGCCGTCACCAACACGGTGGTCGGGCACCTGCGCCGGCGCAACGCGGCCGGCCTGGAGGTCTTCGTGGCGCTGGAGGCGGCCCGCGAGGCGGCCGAGGCCGAGGCGGAGGCCGGGGCGGAGACCACCACCGCCTGA
- a CDS encoding alkyl hydroperoxide reductase translates to MALDELKAALPDYAKDLKLNLSAVIGNSDLPAQQLWGTVLACAMATRSPSVLRELEPEAKANLKPEAYTAAKGAAAIMGMNNVYYRTLHLLSDKEYSSMRAGLRMNIIGTPGVEKADFELWCFAVSAINGCGQCLDSHEAVLRKAGVEREVVQASMKIAAVLQAVAATLDSEAVLAAL, encoded by the coding sequence ATGGCTCTCGACGAACTGAAGGCCGCCCTCCCGGACTACGCCAAGGACCTCAAGCTCAACCTGAGCGCGGTCATCGGCAACTCCGACCTCCCCGCCCAGCAGCTCTGGGGCACCGTGCTGGCCTGTGCGATGGCCACCCGCTCCCCGTCCGTGCTGCGCGAGCTGGAGCCCGAGGCCAAGGCGAACCTCAAGCCGGAGGCGTACACCGCCGCCAAGGGCGCCGCCGCGATCATGGGGATGAACAACGTCTACTACCGGACGCTGCACCTGCTCTCCGACAAGGAGTACAGCAGCATGCGGGCCGGTCTGCGGATGAACATCATCGGCACCCCGGGCGTCGAGAAGGCCGACTTCGAGCTGTGGTGCTTCGCGGTCTCCGCGATCAACGGCTGCGGCCAGTGCCTCGACTCGCACGAGGCGGTACTGCGCAAGGCCGGGGTCGAGCGCGAGGTCGTCCAGGCCTCGATGAAGATCGCCGCCGTGCTCCAGGCGGTCGCCGCCACCCTCGACTCCGAGGCCGTGCTGGCCGCTCTCTGA
- a CDS encoding peroxiredoxin, which yields MLTIGDKFPEFDLKACVDLDPASAFADINHKSYEGKWRVVFFWPMDFTFVCPTEIAAFGKLNEEFADRDAQILGVSGDSEFVHHAWRKDHKDLRDLPFPMLADVKHELMQACGVEAEDGTAQRAVFIVDPNNEIQFVMVTAGSVGRNPKEVLRVLDALQTDELCPCNWTKGEDTLDAQALLAG from the coding sequence GTGCTCACGATCGGTGACAAGTTCCCGGAGTTCGACCTCAAGGCCTGCGTCGACCTCGACCCCGCGAGCGCCTTCGCCGACATCAACCACAAGTCCTACGAGGGCAAGTGGCGCGTGGTGTTCTTCTGGCCGATGGACTTCACCTTCGTCTGTCCCACCGAGATCGCCGCGTTCGGCAAGCTGAACGAGGAGTTCGCCGACCGCGACGCCCAGATCCTGGGTGTCTCCGGCGACTCGGAGTTCGTCCACCACGCCTGGCGCAAGGACCACAAGGACCTGCGCGACCTCCCCTTCCCGATGCTGGCCGACGTCAAGCACGAGCTGATGCAGGCCTGCGGCGTCGAGGCCGAGGACGGCACCGCCCAGCGCGCCGTCTTCATCGTGGACCCGAACAACGAGATCCAGTTCGTCATGGTGACCGCCGGCTCCGTCGGCCGTAACCCCAAGGAGGTCCTGCGGGTGCTGGACGCCCTGCAGACCGACGAGCTGTGCCCCTGCAACTGGACCAAGGGCGAGGACACCCTCGACGCCCAGGCCCTGCTGGCCGGCTGA
- a CDS encoding LysR substrate-binding domain-containing protein translates to MTTARSPRTPTVAQLRSFLAVAEHRHFREAAAAIGASQPALSGAVAALEEALGAQLVERTTRRVIITPLGERVAGHARRVLSSLQSLTEEVEAARRPFTGVLHLGVIPTVAPYLLPAVLRLVRDSYPELELHVHEERTPSLLEGLAAGRLDVLLLALPAGGSAQTRDIPLFDEDFVLVTPPGHELAGRVDVPRDVLLDLDVLLLEEGHCLRDQALDICREIGAEQSGGSTRAAGLSTLVQLVAGGLGVTLLPATALDVEAGRADRLASVRFAAPAPGRRIGLATRAGSARSADYDRFAAELRRVLRELPVRIVE, encoded by the coding sequence ATCACCACAGCCCGCTCGCCCCGCACTCCCACCGTCGCCCAGCTGCGATCCTTCCTCGCGGTGGCCGAGCACCGGCACTTCCGGGAGGCCGCCGCGGCCATCGGTGCCAGCCAGCCGGCCCTCTCCGGGGCGGTGGCCGCGCTGGAGGAGGCGCTGGGGGCGCAGCTGGTGGAGCGGACGACACGCAGAGTCATCATCACCCCGCTGGGGGAGCGCGTCGCCGGCCACGCGCGCCGGGTGCTGTCCTCGCTGCAGTCCCTGACCGAGGAGGTCGAGGCGGCCCGCCGCCCGTTCACCGGCGTCCTGCACCTCGGGGTGATCCCGACCGTCGCGCCGTACCTGCTGCCCGCCGTGCTGCGGCTGGTCCGGGACAGCTACCCGGAGCTGGAACTGCACGTCCACGAGGAGCGCACCCCCTCGCTGCTGGAGGGCCTGGCCGCCGGCCGCCTCGACGTCCTGCTGCTGGCGCTGCCCGCCGGCGGCTCGGCGCAGACCCGGGACATCCCGCTCTTCGACGAGGACTTCGTCCTGGTCACCCCGCCCGGCCACGAGCTGGCCGGGCGCGTCGACGTCCCCCGGGACGTCCTGCTCGACCTCGACGTGCTGCTGCTGGAGGAGGGCCACTGCCTGCGCGACCAGGCCCTGGACATCTGCCGGGAGATCGGCGCCGAGCAGAGCGGCGGCAGCACCCGGGCCGCCGGCCTCTCCACCCTGGTCCAACTGGTCGCCGGCGGGCTCGGCGTGACCCTGCTTCCCGCCACCGCCCTCGACGTCGAGGCCGGCCGCGCCGACCGGCTCGCCTCGGTCCGCTTCGCCGCGCCCGCCCCCGGGCGCCGGATCGGCCTCGCCACCCGGGCCGGCTCGGCCCGCTCCGCGGACTACGACCGGTTCGCCGCCGAACTGCGACGGGTGCTGCGGGAGCTCCCGGTGCGCATCGTGGAGTGA
- a CDS encoding AAA family ATPase encodes MDVSRIKVSGLKCFSGPREVDLDLARPDGTAAGWTVLAGPNGSGKTTLLQAVALALGAHPAVAADRWLTAGCPAGSVELNGGAAWRVTAGERPRAERTGPLSVRHRYFGPTRRPAAAEIRGAAAALVEDGLLPDGWRLDPRPHADGPWAVRAGVALPLPELGDGTAALAALVAELSAITRRTRPEYLDDTPTLPVRATVLIDDIEAHLHPAWQQRVGSWLTAHFPKVQFIVATHSPYVCQASDPGALIRLPGPEDGAAGPRLLGEDLHQRILYGSGDDTALSELFGLASAYSPNAEAERRLLVRLERKLYAGDASAAELAEYRELGAKLNSSLTARADEATARLLGRDR; translated from the coding sequence GTGGACGTCTCCCGGATCAAGGTGTCCGGCCTGAAGTGCTTCAGCGGTCCGCGCGAGGTCGACCTCGACCTCGCCCGGCCGGACGGCACGGCGGCCGGCTGGACGGTGCTGGCCGGGCCGAACGGCTCCGGCAAGACGACCCTGCTGCAGGCCGTCGCCCTGGCCCTCGGCGCACACCCCGCGGTGGCCGCGGACCGCTGGCTGACTGCGGGCTGCCCGGCCGGCTCGGTGGAGCTCAACGGCGGCGCGGCCTGGCGGGTCACCGCCGGAGAGCGGCCGAGAGCCGAGCGGACCGGCCCGCTGTCCGTCCGGCACCGCTACTTCGGCCCGACCCGGCGCCCGGCCGCCGCCGAGATCCGGGGCGCGGCCGCCGCCCTGGTGGAGGACGGCCTGCTCCCGGACGGCTGGCGGCTCGACCCCCGGCCGCACGCCGACGGCCCCTGGGCGGTCCGCGCCGGGGTCGCCCTGCCGCTGCCCGAACTCGGCGACGGGACGGCCGCGCTGGCCGCCCTGGTCGCGGAGCTGTCCGCGATCACCCGCCGCACCCGCCCCGAGTACCTGGACGACACCCCCACCCTGCCGGTCCGCGCCACCGTGCTGATCGACGACATCGAGGCCCACCTGCACCCGGCCTGGCAGCAGCGGGTCGGCAGCTGGCTCACCGCGCACTTCCCCAAGGTCCAGTTCATCGTCGCGACCCACAGCCCGTACGTCTGCCAGGCCTCCGACCCTGGCGCCCTGATCCGGCTGCCCGGACCCGAGGACGGGGCCGCCGGGCCCCGGCTCCTCGGCGAGGACCTGCACCAGCGGATCCTCTACGGCAGCGGCGACGACACCGCGCTCTCCGAACTCTTCGGCCTGGCCAGCGCCTACTCGCCGAACGCCGAGGCCGAACGCCGCCTGCTGGTCCGCCTGGAGCGCAAGCTCTACGCCGGCGACGCCTCCGCCGCCGAACTCGCCGAGTACCGCGAACTCGGCGCCAAGCTCAACAGCTCGCTGACCGCCCGGGCCGACGAGGCCACCGCCCGGCTGCTCGGCAGGGACCGGTGA
- a CDS encoding HNH endonuclease codes for MIPLQRPPLRPALLAELGRRTEAIQNAGPSTAVGRAAWRGARQPKAQLRLLLRQMAPGLERCMYCGDNLGTDIDHFEPIARAPLRTFDWQNHLLACAHCNSNQKRDRFPCDPVTGAHLLVDPSREDPAEHLLLYLESGAYDPLTPKGEATIDVFALNARAELVRGRRMMFTVVQAVLLAWHRSRLSGAETEAGEYLDALRLLHHADVLRAVLRLRRSPALAEAVLGPGVPVALEHLVKVSREFGT; via the coding sequence GTGATCCCGCTGCAGCGGCCGCCACTGCGGCCGGCCCTGCTGGCCGAGCTCGGCCGCCGCACGGAGGCGATCCAGAACGCCGGGCCCAGCACCGCCGTCGGCCGGGCCGCCTGGCGCGGCGCCCGCCAGCCCAAGGCCCAGCTGCGGCTGCTGCTCCGGCAGATGGCACCCGGGCTGGAGCGATGTATGTACTGCGGAGACAACCTCGGCACCGACATCGACCACTTCGAACCGATCGCCCGGGCCCCGCTGCGGACCTTCGACTGGCAGAACCACCTGCTCGCCTGCGCCCACTGCAACAGCAACCAGAAGCGCGACCGCTTCCCCTGCGACCCGGTCACCGGCGCCCATCTGCTGGTCGACCCCTCGCGCGAGGACCCGGCCGAGCACCTGCTGCTCTATCTGGAGTCCGGGGCCTACGACCCGCTCACCCCCAAGGGCGAGGCGACCATCGACGTCTTCGCGCTCAACGCCCGGGCCGAACTGGTGCGCGGGCGGCGGATGATGTTCACCGTGGTGCAGGCGGTGCTCCTGGCCTGGCACCGCAGCCGGCTGTCCGGCGCCGAGACGGAGGCCGGCGAGTACCTGGACGCGCTCCGGCTGCTCCACCACGCGGACGTCCTGCGTGCCGTGCTCCGGCTGCGGCGCAGCCCCGCGCTGGCCGAGGCCGTCCTCGGGCCCGGGGTGCCCGTCGCGCTGGAGCATCTGGTGAAGGTGTCCCGGGAGTTCGGGACCTGA